Within the bacterium genome, the region CCCCGCCACTTCCCCGGCGTGGACGCAAAAACCGAGATCAAAACCGAGAGCCTGCTCTGCGTGCCGCTTTTGGTTGACGGGGAGGCCATCGGGGCGATTCAGACGCTCAACAAGGGGGGCGGCCGGCCCTTCACCGACGAGGACGAGCACTTCCTCGAGGCCATCGCCGTCCAGGCCGCCTACGCCCTGCGGCGGGTGATGGAGGACCAGCGTCGGCGCGAGGAACTGGACGAGCTGCGCGCCCGCGCCGCCGCCGAACAGACCGTCATCGGCGAGAGGGGCGGACTGGCCGAAGTCTTCGACATCGTGAGGAAAGTGGCCGACGCGAGGACCACGGTGCTTTTGCGAGGCGAGACCGGCACGGGCAAGGGCATGATAGCCCGGGCCATCTACTCGACCGGAGCCCGCTACCGCCGCCGCTTCGTCACCGTCAACTGCTCCAACATCCCGCCCGACCTCCTGGAGAGCGAGCTATTCGGCCACGCCAAGGGCGCCTTCACCGGGGCCTCGGCGGTCAAGATCGGCAAGTTCAAGCTGGCCCACGGCGGCACGATTTTCCTGGACGAGGTGGGCGACATTCCCCTGAACCTGCAGACCAAGCTCCTGCGCGTGCTCCAGGAACAGGAGTTCGAGCCGCTGGGCTCCAACGACACCGAGAAGGTGGACGTGCGGGTCATCGCCGCCACCAGCCGGGACCTGGAGGCCGCCATCGCCGAGGGGCGTTTCCGCGAGGACCTCTACTACCGGCTGAACGTGGTGAGCGTCGAGCTGCCGCCGCTGCGCGACCGCCGCGAGGACCTGCCCGAGCTGGTGGACCATTTCCTGCGGAAATACGCCCTGGAGACGAATAAGCACATGCTCCGGGCCTCCCCCGAGGCGCTGGAGGTCATCGCCGCCTACGGCTGGCCGGGCAACGTGCGCGAGCTGGAGAACGCCGTCGAGCGGGCGGTGGTGCTGGGCGAGGGCGAGGTGCTGCTGCCGGAGATGCTCCCCAGCCACGTCCGCGGCGGCCGGGGCTACACCGTCCCCGAGGACGCCACCCTGGTCGAGGCCCAGAAGAGCTTCAAGCGGTATTTCATCGCCAAGGCCCTGGACGCCCACGGGGGCAACCAGACCCGCGCCGCCGAGGCGCTCGGCATCCAGCGCAGCTACCTGAACCGGATAATAAAGCAGCTCGACATCCGTCGGCCGGACCCCCGAGGTTAGATGGACCCGGACCTGGAAAAAATTTCCGAGGCGCGCGAGCTTCTGCGGCAGGCACGAAAAGCGGCGGATGAGCTTCGCCGGAAGTCGCCGGAGGAGCTGGACCGCTACGTGCGGGCCGTCTCCGAGGCCGCTCTCGCCGCCGCCCGGGAGCTGGCCGAGCTCGCCGTCCGCGAGTCCGGCTTCGGCGTCGTCGAGGACAAGGTTTTAAAGAACACCTTCGCCGCCCGCGACGTGGCGGAAAGTATATTGAAACAGCGCACCGCGGGCGTCCTCTCCCGCGACCCGGCCCGGGGGATAGTGGAGTACGGCGTGCCCATGGGCGTCGTGGCCGCCATCATCCCCTGCACCAACCCCACCTCGACCGCGGTCTTCAAGGCGCTCATCAGCCTCAAGGCGGGCTGCGCCGTGGTGATGAGCCCGCACCCGCGCACGGTGGAGAGCACCCGGCGGGCGGCCCAAATTTGCCAGAGAGCGGTCGAGGGCGCGGGCGGACCGGCCGGAACTATTTCCTGCCTCACCGGCGGCGTCATGGCGGCCACCCGCGAGCTCATGGGCCACGCGCTCACCGACGTGATTCTGGCCACCGGCGGGATGGGGCTGGTGCGGGCGGCCTACTCCTCGGGCAAGCCGGCCTACGGCGTGGGGCCCGGCAACGTCCCCGTCTACGTGGACCGCTCCGCCGACGTGGAAAATGCGGTCAGGCAGACATTCCGCGGAACCACCTTCGATAACGGCGTCGTTTGCTCCTGCGAGCAGTCCTTCGTGGCCGACGCCCCCGTGGCCGACCGGGTCAGGCAGGAGTGCGTCAGGAGCGGCGGGCATTTCCTCGACCCCGAAGAGACGGCGAAGGTTTCCGCCTTTTTGTTCCCGGCGGGCGAATTCAACCCCGCGGCGGTGGGGATGCCCGCCCGGTGGATCGCGGAAAAATCGGGCATAGCCGTGCCCGAGACGGCGGTGGTTTTATTGGCCGAGCTGGAAGGCGTCGGCCCCGACCTCCTCCTCTCGGCGGAGAAGCTCTGCCCCGTGCTGGCGTTCTACGCCGCCGACGGTTGGCGCGCCGGGTGCGAGCGCTGCATCGAACTGTTGAAATTCGGCGGGATGGGCCACACCATCTCCATCCACGCCCGCAACGCCGAGGTCATCGAGGCCTTCGCGCGGGAGAAGCCGGTCTGCCGGGTGCTGGTCAACACCTGCGCCGCCCTGGGCGCCGTCGGCATCACCACGAACCTCGAGCCGTCGCTCACCCTGGGACCCGGGGCCTGGGGCGGCTCGGCGACCGGAGACAACGTCACCGCCCGCCACCTAATCAACATCAAGCGTCTGGCCTACGACCGCGAGGGGCTCCCCGGGCCGTCGAAGCGCGAGCCCACCGACGAGGAGATAGCCCTGGCGGTGAAGCGGGCCCTGGACGACCTGGGGTATTGGATATGATGCGAGAAAAGCCTTTCGCGCCGGTCGCGCTGGTCCTTTTGACCGCCATGTGCGCCGTCGCCGCGGACCCCGACGTGACCGGCGGTCTGGAGCCGTTCCTGGCGAAGTTCCCCGACGCGGCGGAGATTTACTTCCAGACCATGACCGAAGAGGGCGTGGGGTTCTACACGATAACGACCCCCTCCGGCGAGATGTCGTCCACGGGGATTCCGGGGCGCGGCATGGACGGCGTCGCCTCCGCCGGGCTTCTGGTCCACGAGGGGCCGGGCCCGGACGGTATCGAGGACATCTTCTTCGAGCGAGCCGGGGAGGAGCCGGTCTCCTTCGGCGGGCCGCTGCGCGACCTGAACCCCAGCGTCTCCGCCGGCGGGCGGGTGGTCTTCGCCACGGAGACGGAGCCCGACCGCTTCGACCTCGCCCTGTGGGACGCGGGAGCCGGGATGCGGCGGCTGGAACTGGGCTGCGGCGACGAGACCGAACCCGCCATCCTCTGCGCCACGGCGGACGGCCCGACGGTCGTCGTCTTCCAGTCCCGCCAGGGGGAGGCTTTCCAGCTCTACTACGCCGTCATCGGTCCCGGCGACGAAATCGTCCGGGTGGAGCGGCTGCTCGACTTTCCCGGCCGGGCGCTCAACCCTGACCTGCTCGACCCGCGCCCCGACCGCGCCCCGGCGGACGGCGACACCTTCCAACTGGCCTTCCACGCCCTGGGCGACGACGACCAGCGGGACCTCTACTGCGGCGAGGTGACCTTCCACGGCGACCTTGCCGACCCGGAGGAGATTCGGCTGACGGCGGGCGAGCCGGAGCGCCTCACCGAGTCCCCCGCCGACGACAAGTACCCCGAGCTTTACCGGGATTCCGGCGGGACACTCTGGTGCTTCTTCGCCTCCTTCCGCGACGGCGACTACGACCTCTACGCCCTGGACCTGGACACCCGGGAGCTCTACCAACTCACCGACCTGCCCGGCACGCAGACGGCGCCCTACGTCCGCGCCCTGGAACCGTGAGGGACGAGTCGGCGCGGAAAGTGTTAAACTCTGACGGTTGATTGACCTCCCCGGCGACCGGACCACACCCCTGATGCTGACTGGGGAATAGAAATGGTAAAAATGGATAATAGTATACAACGGGTAAAAGAGGGCTTTAAAGGACTTCTACAAGAACTCGCTGCCACACTTAGCGGTTATGTTTCAACTGCAGACCAACAATGGGCTGTGAAAGGGTTTATTGACGCTTTTCGGAACGTCTACACTATTTCTGCCGATACAAAAATCGTTTCAAAAATTCTTGAGATACACTTATTTCCCGTACTTCTTAAGTTCGCTGAGGATCACAATTTTAAAATTGTACTAGCTAAACACCAAAACTATTATCCCGATTTATCTTTTATATCAGTAGATGATGATACTATAAAGTTCGCCGTCGATTTAAAAACTACTTATCGTTTACCCGATAAGCCTGGTTTCTGCAATGGCTTTACGCTTGGTTCCCATGGAAGTTATTTCGTCAGACGCGATTTACCAAAAAATATTCAGTTCCCGTATAATAATTATCTAAGTCATTTTTGTTTAGGGATTATTTATTCTCGCATAAATCCAACTGATATAGATGAAACAAAAATCTACCCTTTAAACGAGCTTCATTCTATAGTTTCTGTTATTAAGGACATACAATTTTTCACTATCGAAAAATGGGAAATAGCGAGCGATTCACATGGAAGCGGAAATACAGCAAATATTGGAAGTATCTTTCGTATAGAAGACATTATGCAGGGAAATGGGGTTTTTAAGAATCTTGGGGAAAAATGGTTCGATGATTACTGGATGAACTACGGTAAAATTGTCATTACAACACCAACCGGAGAGCAGAAAAAGATAACCAAGCTGCGTGAATTTCTAGAGTTTAAAGGTATTGATCCCAACCTTGCTAATCCGTATATTCGGTCCTCTAGAACGAGGGAGACTTAAATGGTAAATAAAATACTCTTACCTCCAATTAAATGCCAGGGCATCAAGACAAAGCTTGTTCCTTTGATTTTGGCCAACGCTCAAGTACAAGAAGAAGGCTTATGGATAGAGCCATTCATGGGTTCTGCCGTTGTCGGTCTTAATGCCAGACAAAAAAGAGCGTTATTTGCCGACCTTAACCCACACATTGTTAATTTATACGCTGCCTTGAAATCACATAGTGTTACTCCCTATTCAGCTCGGGCACACCTCGAAAATGAGGGGAATTTACTAAAGGAGAGGGGAGGGGTCCATTATTACTTTGTTCGTGAACGTTTCAACTGCAATGGTGATCCTCTGGATTTCCTCTTCCTTTCACGTTCATGCTTCAATGGAATGATTCGATTTAACAGTAAGGGCGGATTCAATGTGCCTTTTTGTAAAAAGCCAGAGCGGTTTTCAAAAGCATATATAACCAAAATTATCAATCAACTCGATAGATTCAATGATCTAATAAAATTCTCTGAGTGGTCATTTGTATGTCAGGATTTTGAAATAACTATAGGCTCCGCAACTGAGAATGATTTAATCTACTGCGACCCTCCTTATCTAGGTAGACACGTTGATTACTTTAACACATGGAAAGAAGAAGATGAGAGGCGCCTTTTTCGAAGCCTG harbors:
- a CDS encoding sigma 54-interacting transcriptional regulator → MQRSAPKEVPPPRFERFLAATTSIASTYEEDKLLQAIISSAEEVVEAGASSILLLDSGGAFLRFAIATGPVADKALPVKVPVEGSIAGWVVTHRRPVNLAKAGDDPRHFPGVDAKTEIKTESLLCVPLLVDGEAIGAIQTLNKGGGRPFTDEDEHFLEAIAVQAAYALRRVMEDQRRREELDELRARAAAEQTVIGERGGLAEVFDIVRKVADARTTVLLRGETGTGKGMIARAIYSTGARYRRRFVTVNCSNIPPDLLESELFGHAKGAFTGASAVKIGKFKLAHGGTIFLDEVGDIPLNLQTKLLRVLQEQEFEPLGSNDTEKVDVRVIAATSRDLEAAIAEGRFREDLYYRLNVVSVELPPLRDRREDLPELVDHFLRKYALETNKHMLRASPEALEVIAAYGWPGNVRELENAVERAVVLGEGEVLLPEMLPSHVRGGRGYTVPEDATLVEAQKSFKRYFIAKALDAHGGNQTRAAEALGIQRSYLNRIIKQLDIRRPDPRG
- a CDS encoding Dam family site-specific DNA-(adenine-N6)-methyltransferase, whose protein sequence is MVNKILLPPIKCQGIKTKLVPLILANAQVQEEGLWIEPFMGSAVVGLNARQKRALFADLNPHIVNLYAALKSHSVTPYSARAHLENEGNLLKERGGVHYYFVRERFNCNGDPLDFLFLSRSCFNGMIRFNSKGGFNVPFCKKPERFSKAYITKIINQLDRFNDLIKFSEWSFVCQDFEITIGSATENDLIYCDPPYLGRHVDYFNTWKEEDERRLFRSLSSTRARFILSTWHSNKYRSNDSLKLLWSQFHIVTQEHFYHIGAKEDNRNAMLEALVMNFEPTCERIEKRSHIQETLFNTTLVNPTHH
- a CDS encoding restriction endonuclease — translated: MDNSIQRVKEGFKGLLQELAATLSGYVSTADQQWAVKGFIDAFRNVYTISADTKIVSKILEIHLFPVLLKFAEDHNFKIVLAKHQNYYPDLSFISVDDDTIKFAVDLKTTYRLPDKPGFCNGFTLGSHGSYFVRRDLPKNIQFPYNNYLSHFCLGIIYSRINPTDIDETKIYPLNELHSIVSVIKDIQFFTIEKWEIASDSHGSGNTANIGSIFRIEDIMQGNGVFKNLGEKWFDDYWMNYGKIVITTPTGEQKKITKLREFLEFKGIDPNLANPYIRSSRTRET
- a CDS encoding aldehyde dehydrogenase family protein; this translates as MDPDLEKISEARELLRQARKAADELRRKSPEELDRYVRAVSEAALAAARELAELAVRESGFGVVEDKVLKNTFAARDVAESILKQRTAGVLSRDPARGIVEYGVPMGVVAAIIPCTNPTSTAVFKALISLKAGCAVVMSPHPRTVESTRRAAQICQRAVEGAGGPAGTISCLTGGVMAATRELMGHALTDVILATGGMGLVRAAYSSGKPAYGVGPGNVPVYVDRSADVENAVRQTFRGTTFDNGVVCSCEQSFVADAPVADRVRQECVRSGGHFLDPEETAKVSAFLFPAGEFNPAAVGMPARWIAEKSGIAVPETAVVLLAELEGVGPDLLLSAEKLCPVLAFYAADGWRAGCERCIELLKFGGMGHTISIHARNAEVIEAFAREKPVCRVLVNTCAALGAVGITTNLEPSLTLGPGAWGGSATGDNVTARHLINIKRLAYDREGLPGPSKREPTDEEIALAVKRALDDLGYWI